A single Streptomyces mirabilis DNA region contains:
- a CDS encoding tautomerase family protein, producing the protein MPMIRLTVPPGSLTEQGRKTVQRDLATVLLRWEGAPDTAFFRAQAWSYLVELPEGAQTTAEDDAPRFLVDVTVPQGALSERRKAGLVEDATKTVLGAAGLPQDDALRVWVLVHEQPEGTWGAGGSVIRYADLVALAKGQRTDA; encoded by the coding sequence ATGCCGATGATCCGGCTCACCGTCCCGCCCGGTTCGCTGACCGAGCAGGGCCGTAAGACCGTCCAGCGCGACCTTGCCACCGTCCTGCTCCGCTGGGAGGGAGCGCCCGACACCGCGTTCTTCCGCGCCCAGGCATGGAGTTACCTCGTCGAACTGCCAGAAGGCGCGCAGACCACCGCCGAGGACGACGCGCCTCGCTTCCTCGTGGACGTCACCGTCCCGCAGGGCGCGCTGTCCGAGCGCCGGAAGGCGGGCCTGGTCGAGGATGCGACGAAGACTGTCCTCGGCGCCGCCGGGCTGCCCCAGGACGACGCGCTGCGGGTCTGGGTGCTGGTGCACGAGCAGCCCGAGGGCACCTGGGGAGCTGGAGGGTCCGTCATCCGCTACGCCGACCTGGTGGCACTGGCGAAGGGGCAGCGCACCGATGCGTGA
- a CDS encoding TetR/AcrR family transcriptional regulator codes for MAKSSAPSRERIVAGAADMISRRGLNATSIRDLAKHAKAPLGSTYHYFPEGKRQLATEAVQYAGTAVARLLRRELDAGPVAGLRAFLALWRGIVVESDFRAGCPVLAVSVEEPPADEIPLALVAAADAFEGWERLLTEALREHGADHDRASGLAALIVASVEGAIAMCRAKRSMKPLDQVAQQLEALIDDALARRA; via the coding sequence TTGGCCAAGTCCAGCGCGCCGTCGCGCGAGCGCATCGTGGCCGGTGCGGCCGACATGATCAGCAGGCGCGGTCTGAACGCCACGAGCATCCGGGACCTGGCCAAACACGCCAAGGCGCCGCTCGGCTCGACCTACCACTACTTCCCGGAGGGGAAGCGGCAGTTGGCCACCGAGGCGGTGCAGTACGCGGGTACGGCCGTCGCCCGTCTCCTGCGCAGGGAGCTGGACGCCGGCCCCGTCGCCGGGCTGCGCGCCTTCCTGGCCCTGTGGCGCGGCATCGTCGTCGAGAGCGACTTCCGCGCCGGTTGTCCCGTGCTGGCGGTCTCCGTCGAGGAGCCCCCGGCCGACGAGATCCCGCTGGCTCTCGTTGCCGCGGCCGACGCGTTCGAGGGCTGGGAGCGGTTGCTCACCGAGGCGCTACGGGAACACGGTGCTGACCACGACCGGGCCTCGGGGCTGGCGGCCCTGATCGTGGCGTCCGTCGAGGGCGCCATCGCCATGTGCCGCGCCAAGCGCAGCATGAAACCCCTGGATCAGGTGGCGCAGCAGCTCGAAGCCCTGATCGATGACGCGCTCGCCCGCCGAGCCTGA
- a CDS encoding tautomerase family protein, protein MTVITVNTPKGRQSVEERRALAETLTDAVLVPEVGQFAPAARVGFQVHFVEREPDMMAIGGRLLVDTGQGLDVMAIDVAVMDGDWRREVRAEVIERILAAMAEACGLPEPSPAWWVNFRVIDEGSWGSSGGVLSVLSLLDSGVFTEEKIKAIRTAIDA, encoded by the coding sequence GTGACCGTCATCACCGTGAATACCCCGAAGGGGCGCCAGAGCGTTGAGGAGCGTCGCGCGCTGGCCGAGACGCTGACGGACGCGGTGCTCGTGCCCGAGGTCGGCCAGTTCGCGCCGGCCGCGCGGGTCGGGTTCCAGGTGCACTTCGTGGAGCGTGAGCCGGACATGATGGCGATTGGTGGCCGTCTACTGGTGGATACCGGTCAGGGGCTCGACGTCATGGCGATCGACGTGGCGGTCATGGACGGGGACTGGCGCCGGGAGGTCCGGGCCGAGGTCATCGAGCGCATCCTGGCCGCGATGGCCGAAGCCTGCGGGCTGCCGGAGCCGTCGCCTGCCTGGTGGGTCAACTTCCGGGTCATCGACGAGGGCAGCTGGGGCTCCAGCGGCGGTGTCCTCTCCGTCCTTTCCCTTCTCGACAGCGGCGTGTTCACCGAGGAGAAGATCAAGGCGATCCGCACGGCGATCGACGCCTGA
- a CDS encoding aldehyde dehydrogenase family protein: MTRYAAPGTEGAIVSYQARYDHFIGGEYVPPARGQYFENPSPVNGQPFTEIARGTAEDVERALDAAHAAAPGWGRTSVTARGDILLKIADRMEANLEKLAVAESWENGKPVRETLAADIPLAIDHFRYFAGAIRAQEGSLGEVDDDTVAYHFHEPLGVVAQIIPWNFPILMAVWKLAPALAAGNAVVIKPAEQTPASIHYWMSLIADLLPPGVVNIVNGFGVEAGKPLASSPRVAKVAFTGETTTGRLIMQYASENIKPVTLELGGKSPNIFFDDVWAQNDDFRDKALEGFTMFALNQGEVCTCPSRALVQRGHYGEFMEAAVARTELIKPGHPLDTDTMIGAQASNDQLEKILSYLDIGRQEGARILTGGERIEHDGELKGGYYVQPTIFEGDNRMRIFQEEIFGPVVSVTSFDDFDDAIKTANDTLYGLGAGVWTRDINTAYRAGRAIQAGRVWTNCYHAYPAHAAFGGYKQSGIGRETHKMMLEHYQQTKNLLVSYSPKKLGFF, translated from the coding sequence ATGACCCGATACGCGGCGCCCGGCACCGAGGGCGCGATCGTCTCCTACCAGGCACGTTACGACCACTTCATCGGCGGCGAGTACGTGCCGCCGGCTCGTGGGCAGTACTTCGAGAACCCGAGCCCGGTGAACGGGCAGCCGTTCACGGAGATCGCGCGGGGCACCGCCGAGGACGTGGAGCGCGCGCTGGACGCGGCGCACGCGGCCGCGCCCGGCTGGGGCCGCACCTCCGTCACCGCGCGCGGCGACATCCTGTTGAAGATCGCCGACCGGATGGAGGCGAACCTGGAGAAGCTGGCGGTCGCCGAGAGCTGGGAGAACGGCAAGCCGGTGCGCGAGACCCTGGCCGCCGACATCCCGCTGGCCATCGACCACTTCCGCTACTTCGCGGGGGCGATCCGCGCCCAGGAGGGTTCGCTCGGCGAGGTCGACGACGACACCGTCGCTTACCACTTCCACGAGCCGCTCGGGGTCGTCGCGCAGATCATTCCCTGGAACTTCCCGATCCTGATGGCGGTCTGGAAGCTTGCCCCGGCGCTGGCGGCGGGCAACGCGGTCGTCATCAAGCCCGCCGAGCAGACCCCGGCGTCCATTCACTACTGGATGAGCCTGATCGCGGACCTGTTGCCGCCGGGCGTCGTCAACATCGTCAACGGCTTCGGCGTGGAGGCGGGCAAGCCGCTCGCGTCCAGCCCGCGGGTGGCGAAGGTGGCGTTCACGGGTGAGACCACGACCGGGCGGCTGATCATGCAGTACGCCTCGGAGAACATCAAGCCGGTCACACTGGAGCTCGGCGGCAAGTCCCCGAACATCTTCTTCGACGACGTCTGGGCGCAGAACGACGACTTCCGGGACAAGGCACTCGAGGGCTTCACGATGTTCGCCCTCAACCAGGGCGAGGTCTGCACCTGCCCGTCACGGGCGCTCGTCCAGCGCGGTCACTACGGCGAGTTCATGGAGGCCGCGGTCGCCCGCACCGAGCTGATCAAGCCGGGCCACCCGCTCGACACCGACACGATGATCGGCGCGCAGGCCTCCAACGACCAGTTGGAGAAGATCCTCTCCTACCTGGACATCGGTCGGCAGGAGGGCGCCAGGATCCTCACCGGTGGCGAACGTATCGAGCACGACGGGGAGTTGAAGGGCGGCTACTACGTCCAGCCGACGATCTTCGAGGGTGACAACCGGATGCGGATCTTCCAGGAGGAGATCTTCGGCCCGGTCGTCTCGGTCACGTCGTTCGACGACTTCGACGACGCCATCAAGACCGCCAACGACACGCTGTACGGCCTCGGTGCCGGCGTATGGACGCGCGACATCAACACCGCGTACCGCGCGGGCCGTGCGATCCAGGCGGGCCGGGTGTGGACGAACTGCTACCACGCCTACCCCGCGCACGCGGCGTTCGGCGGCTACAAGCAGTCCGGTATCGGCCGCGAGACGCACAAGATGATGCTGGAGCACTACCAGCAGACGAAGAACCTGCTGGTGTCGTACTCGCCGAAGAAGCTGGGCTTCTTCTAA
- a CDS encoding GAF domain-containing protein gives MTEPWVALEPGADPVERVRILRRAHEAFTEAGTVPRPVRSVVADSWRRSARAGVAPDGTARVELTDGDLGSYRAEHPLARVMPLFRELMGTFAADGEHLLAVCDAQGRLLWVEGHPATRRQAGRMNFVPGARWSETSVGTNAPGTAVAVDRPVQVFAAEHFIRRVQPWTCAAAPVHDPRTGRVLGAVDITGGDGLAHPHSLGFVQAVARAAESQLALLAPAESAADTLELTALGRDEAQLVAGGRKVRLSRRHSEILVLLARHPEGLSGDELLCALYEDESVTPVTLRAELTRLRRVLGPGLLGSRPYRLMAPVESDVAVVERRLGTGAVTAAAAAYAGPLLPGSGAPAVVRLRRRLADGLRTALIARRDPDLLADWARAPWGEDDLDVWRALAAVRPTAAVRARLEGLEREQAAPPGRLHPAAFAARRRPAVGQG, from the coding sequence TTGACCGAACCGTGGGTGGCCCTCGAACCAGGGGCCGACCCCGTCGAGCGGGTGCGGATACTGCGCCGCGCGCACGAGGCGTTCACCGAGGCGGGCACGGTGCCGCGGCCGGTGCGCTCCGTGGTGGCCGATTCATGGCGGCGGTCGGCGCGGGCCGGTGTCGCACCGGACGGCACGGCACGGGTGGAGCTCACGGACGGCGACCTGGGCTCCTACCGGGCGGAGCATCCGCTGGCCCGGGTGATGCCGCTCTTCCGGGAGCTCATGGGGACGTTCGCGGCGGACGGCGAGCACCTTCTCGCGGTGTGCGACGCGCAGGGTCGGCTGTTGTGGGTCGAGGGACATCCGGCGACGCGGCGGCAGGCGGGGCGGATGAACTTCGTACCGGGCGCGCGGTGGTCGGAGACCTCGGTCGGCACCAACGCGCCGGGAACGGCGGTTGCCGTGGACCGGCCCGTGCAGGTGTTCGCGGCCGAGCACTTCATCCGCCGGGTCCAGCCCTGGACGTGCGCCGCGGCGCCGGTGCACGATCCGCGCACGGGGCGGGTGCTCGGCGCGGTGGACATCACGGGTGGGGACGGGCTCGCGCATCCGCACAGTCTCGGTTTCGTGCAGGCGGTGGCGCGGGCCGCCGAGTCCCAGTTGGCACTGCTCGCACCGGCGGAATCGGCGGCGGACACGCTCGAGCTGACCGCGCTCGGCCGCGACGAGGCCCAACTGGTCGCGGGCGGCCGGAAGGTCAGGCTCAGCCGCAGACACAGCGAGATCCTGGTGCTGCTGGCAAGACACCCGGAGGGGCTGTCGGGCGACGAGTTGCTGTGCGCGCTGTACGAGGACGAGTCGGTGACGCCGGTGACCCTGCGCGCCGAGCTCACCCGACTGCGCCGGGTGCTCGGCCCCGGCCTGCTGGGCTCGCGGCCCTACCGGCTCATGGCGCCGGTCGAGTCCGACGTTGCGGTCGTCGAACGGCGGCTCGGTACGGGCGCGGTCACCGCGGCCGCGGCGGCGTACGCCGGTCCGCTGCTGCCGGGTTCGGGGGCCCCGGCCGTGGTGCGGTTGCGGCGCCGCCTCGCCGACGGGCTGCGTACGGCGCTCATCGCCCGTCGCGACCCCGACCTGTTGGCGGACTGGGCGCGCGCGCCGTGGGGCGAGGACGACCTCGACGTATGGCGGGCGCTGGCCGCCGTACGCCCGACGGCGGCGGTGCGGGCCCGGCTGGAGGGGCTGGAGCGCGAACAGGCCGCGCCACCGGGCCGACTGCACCCAGCGGCGTTCGCGGCGCGGCGTCGGCCGGCCGTCGGGCAAGGCTGA
- a CDS encoding N-acetylmuramoyl-L-alanine amidase — translation MERASSFPSRRRLLKGGAALAALPYALLPGTEATAETAAVDYPLAEWAPASTSNYTASSRPTAYPLDYVVIHVTQETYSKTVAIFQNPEKTVSAHYLVRSADGHVAQCVRERDIAWHAGNWDYNTRSIGIEHEGWVDRPAYFTNALYEESAKLTAAICAKHGIPKDRAHIIGHYEVPGTDHTDPGPNWDWTRYIRLVNFA, via the coding sequence ATGGAACGAGCAAGTTCGTTCCCGAGCCGACGACGCCTGCTCAAGGGCGGCGCCGCCCTCGCCGCCCTCCCTTACGCGTTATTGCCCGGTACAGAGGCGACGGCGGAGACGGCGGCCGTCGACTATCCGCTCGCCGAATGGGCACCGGCGAGCACCTCCAACTACACGGCGTCCAGTCGGCCGACGGCCTATCCGCTCGACTACGTGGTCATTCACGTCACGCAGGAGACCTATTCCAAGACCGTGGCCATCTTCCAGAACCCCGAGAAGACGGTGTCCGCGCACTACCTCGTGCGATCGGCGGACGGGCACGTCGCCCAGTGTGTCAGGGAGCGCGACATCGCCTGGCACGCGGGGAACTGGGACTACAACACCCGCAGCATCGGCATCGAACACGAGGGCTGGGTGGACCGGCCCGCCTATTTCACCAACGCGCTCTACGAGGAGTCGGCCAAGCTGACCGCCGCGATCTGCGCGAAGCACGGCATCCCCAAGGACCGGGCTCACATCATCGGCCACTACGAGGTGCCGGGCACCGACCACACGGATCCGGGGCCGAACTGGGACTGGACGCGGTACATAAGGCTCGTCAACTTCGCCTGA
- a CDS encoding acetamidase/formamidase family protein, with the protein MSDPRILTVRPEPGEYAWTFGGAPPVARIAPGTVLDLYTEDCFAGRVRSEKDLVSEVCEFPFLNPQTGPFHVEGAEPGDTVAVHFVSIEPARDWAASTTVPLFGALTSTHTTATLQPPLPETVWIWQLDRERRTALFSARDSDIRIELPMDPMHGTVGVAPANLEVRSALVPDAHGGNMDTPEMRAGVTCFLGVNVEGALLSLGDGHARQGEGETCGVAVECAMNTVVIVELLKGVATPWPRIESDTHIISTGSARPLEDAFRISQLDLVQWLVRDYGFSELDAYQFATQAVESPLANVCDTNYTCVAKIRKEWLPARETHRGLHAQLRDTAAVLRR; encoded by the coding sequence ATGAGTGACCCCCGCATCCTGACCGTGCGCCCCGAACCGGGCGAGTACGCCTGGACGTTCGGCGGCGCGCCGCCCGTGGCACGCATCGCGCCGGGCACCGTCCTCGATCTGTACACGGAGGACTGCTTCGCCGGGCGGGTGCGCTCGGAGAAGGACCTGGTGTCCGAGGTGTGCGAGTTCCCGTTCCTCAATCCGCAGACCGGTCCCTTCCATGTGGAGGGCGCGGAGCCGGGCGACACCGTGGCGGTGCACTTCGTGTCGATCGAGCCTGCTCGCGACTGGGCGGCCTCGACGACGGTCCCGCTGTTCGGCGCGCTCACCTCCACACACACCACGGCCACGCTGCAGCCGCCGCTGCCGGAGACCGTGTGGATCTGGCAGCTCGACCGGGAGCGGCGCACCGCCCTGTTCAGCGCCCGGGACAGCGACATCCGGATCGAGTTGCCCATGGACCCGATGCACGGCACCGTCGGAGTGGCGCCCGCGAACCTCGAGGTGCGCTCCGCGCTGGTGCCCGACGCGCACGGCGGGAACATGGACACTCCGGAGATGCGGGCCGGCGTCACCTGTTTCCTCGGGGTGAACGTCGAGGGCGCCCTGTTGAGCCTCGGTGACGGGCATGCGCGGCAGGGCGAGGGCGAGACGTGTGGTGTGGCCGTCGAGTGCGCGATGAACACGGTGGTGATCGTCGAGTTGCTCAAGGGAGTCGCCACCCCTTGGCCGCGTATCGAGTCCGACACGCACATCATCTCGACCGGCTCGGCACGCCCGCTGGAGGACGCGTTCCGCATATCGCAGCTCGACCTGGTGCAGTGGTTGGTGCGCGACTACGGGTTCAGCGAGCTGGACGCCTACCAGTTCGCGACCCAGGCGGTCGAATCGCCGCTCGCCAACGTCTGCGACACCAACTACACGTGCGTCGCGAAGATCCGCAAGGAGTGGCTGCCCGCGCGCGAGACACACCGCGGCCTGCACGCGCAATTGCGTGACACCGCCGCGGTGCTGCGCCGCTGA
- a CDS encoding APC family permease, giving the protein MSGETVPELRREAVGLREVLFQSITAMAPAAAVAASIPSGAAFAGGSLPLSVLIALVACLFTASCVAELARLLPTAGSVATYAAQGLHPAVGFLVGWGYVFVEALVPPLLLLQLGFTTAGTLHQEWSSYPDDLWWPWSLAGAAIIAVAGYFGVRASARFGTVLGVFEVLVFLVFAVWLIAKAGGDNTLSVFGTSHTAKGYEGVSGVFAGSVYTVLAFAGFEAAAPLAEETKDPRRTMHRAVLGAALGIGLFYVLTTYAMSVYFGPDRFGGFGASGAASWEGVARASFGLFWVLVFLAVVNSTIANANACATVSTRTAFALARIKVFPRLFAHLHPRHRSPVAGVAAQCAVAVAVVLGLGLYYDPVTAFLLLATVIVTVVIGVYIVVNLACACYFLRRRRELLKPVRHLLFPLLGIVAFVPALLTAAGLPVFDFVSELTAPVSYAGPVVGVWMAAGVVVLIVLSRRHPGRIAETARVHLDETSSPEPPDLRQSGAVQP; this is encoded by the coding sequence ATGTCGGGGGAGACGGTTCCAGAACTGCGGCGCGAGGCTGTCGGGCTGCGGGAGGTCCTGTTCCAGAGCATCACGGCCATGGCGCCGGCCGCGGCGGTCGCCGCGTCCATTCCGTCGGGCGCGGCCTTCGCGGGCGGCAGTCTGCCCCTTTCCGTACTGATAGCCCTCGTCGCCTGCCTCTTCACCGCGTCCTGCGTGGCCGAGCTGGCACGACTGTTGCCCACCGCGGGCTCGGTGGCCACGTACGCGGCCCAGGGACTTCACCCGGCTGTGGGGTTTCTCGTCGGCTGGGGCTATGTGTTCGTCGAGGCGCTGGTGCCACCGCTGCTGCTCCTGCAACTCGGGTTCACCACGGCGGGCACACTGCACCAGGAGTGGTCCTCCTACCCGGACGACCTGTGGTGGCCGTGGTCGCTCGCGGGCGCGGCGATCATCGCGGTCGCCGGATACTTCGGAGTGCGCGCCTCGGCTCGCTTCGGCACCGTCCTCGGCGTCTTCGAGGTGCTGGTCTTCCTTGTCTTCGCGGTATGGCTGATCGCCAAGGCCGGAGGGGACAACACGCTGTCGGTGTTCGGGACCTCTCACACGGCCAAGGGATACGAAGGCGTCAGCGGCGTGTTCGCGGGATCGGTCTACACGGTGCTGGCCTTCGCCGGATTCGAGGCGGCGGCACCGCTCGCCGAGGAGACGAAGGATCCCCGCCGGACCATGCACCGCGCGGTCCTCGGCGCGGCACTGGGGATCGGTCTCTTCTACGTCCTCACCACGTACGCCATGTCGGTGTACTTCGGCCCCGACCGCTTCGGGGGCTTCGGAGCCTCGGGCGCGGCGTCCTGGGAAGGCGTGGCCCGCGCTTCCTTCGGACTGTTCTGGGTGTTGGTGTTCCTCGCGGTGGTCAACTCCACGATCGCCAACGCCAACGCCTGCGCGACGGTCTCCACCCGCACGGCCTTCGCCCTGGCCCGGATCAAGGTGTTCCCGCGGCTCTTCGCGCACCTGCATCCGAGGCACCGCTCCCCCGTCGCCGGCGTCGCCGCGCAGTGCGCCGTGGCGGTCGCGGTTGTCCTGGGCCTCGGTCTGTACTACGACCCCGTCACGGCGTTCCTGCTGCTCGCGACGGTGATCGTCACGGTCGTCATCGGCGTGTACATCGTGGTGAACCTCGCCTGTGCGTGCTATTTTCTGCGCCGCAGACGCGAGTTGCTCAAACCGGTGCGGCATCTGCTTTTCCCTCTGTTGGGCATCGTCGCCTTCGTCCCCGCGCTGCTGACGGCCGCGGGCCTGCCCGTTTTCGACTTCGTTTCCGAACTCACCGCGCCCGTTTCGTACGCGGGACCGGTTGTCGGAGTCTGGATGGCGGCCGGGGTCGTGGTACTGATCGTCCTGTCGCGGCGCCACCCCGGGCGCATAGCCGAGACCGCCCGTGTCCACCTCGACGAGACCTCGTCCCCCGAGCCCCCCGACCTTCGGCAGAGCGGAGCCGTGCAGCCATGA
- a CDS encoding ROK family transcriptional regulator — protein MTAPLHEAHPTGSGRRLPDTQQGMRRRNLSRVMHTVSAEGPLSRAAVASHIGLTRAAVSTLVDELIRSGLLEELGPERPGRVGRPGSALAVSGHGPAGIGAEVGVDHLAVCAVDLRGDIRARAVRHGTNRGRPPEPVLQELTALVRQVVAEAEREGLWPAGLAVAVPGLVARDARTVVRAPNLDWHDTDLGALLPGDLTLTVDNEANFGGLAELWLGDATPRDFLHVSAEIGIGAAVVVDGRLLRGTRGFAGELGHVPVWPDGPPCPCGGRGCLEQYAGEEAVLRAAGLEPREDRVGLLAERAAQGDAEVRRALRDAGTALGIALTGAVNLLDPETVVLGGALSGLAPWLLPSLEDELSRRTAGPACAVSVSPLGPEGPLLGAAHSVVRAVLDDPAGFAERA, from the coding sequence ATGACCGCACCACTGCACGAGGCCCACCCGACCGGTTCCGGCCGTCGACTGCCCGACACCCAACAGGGCATGCGCCGCCGCAACCTCTCCCGTGTCATGCACACCGTGAGCGCGGAGGGACCGCTGTCGCGTGCCGCCGTCGCCTCGCACATCGGTCTGACGCGGGCGGCGGTCTCGACGCTGGTGGACGAACTGATCCGCTCGGGGCTCCTCGAAGAGCTGGGCCCCGAGCGGCCCGGACGGGTGGGGCGACCGGGCTCGGCACTCGCCGTCAGCGGGCACGGCCCCGCCGGGATAGGCGCGGAGGTCGGCGTCGACCATCTGGCGGTGTGCGCCGTCGATCTGCGCGGTGACATACGGGCGCGGGCCGTGCGGCACGGCACGAACCGCGGCCGACCGCCCGAGCCGGTGCTCCAGGAGCTGACCGCGCTGGTGCGGCAGGTGGTCGCCGAGGCCGAACGGGAGGGGCTGTGGCCCGCGGGCCTCGCGGTCGCGGTGCCCGGTCTGGTGGCCCGCGACGCCCGGACCGTGGTTCGTGCCCCCAACCTCGACTGGCACGACACGGATCTGGGCGCGCTGCTGCCCGGAGACCTCACGCTGACCGTGGACAACGAGGCCAACTTCGGCGGCCTGGCGGAACTCTGGCTCGGCGATGCCACCCCACGCGACTTCCTGCATGTGTCCGCGGAGATCGGCATCGGTGCGGCCGTGGTCGTGGACGGACGATTGCTGCGCGGAACCCGCGGGTTCGCGGGCGAGCTGGGGCATGTACCGGTGTGGCCGGACGGGCCTCCTTGCCCGTGCGGCGGACGGGGCTGCCTCGAGCAGTACGCGGGTGAGGAGGCTGTGCTGCGCGCGGCCGGTCTGGAGCCGCGTGAGGACCGTGTCGGGCTGCTGGCCGAGCGTGCCGCCCAGGGCGATGCGGAGGTACGGCGTGCCCTGCGTGACGCCGGGACCGCGCTCGGTATCGCGCTCACGGGCGCGGTCAACCTCCTCGATCCGGAGACGGTCGTGCTGGGTGGAGCGCTGTCCGGTCTCGCACCGTGGCTGCTGCCTTCGCTGGAGGACGAGTTGTCGCGGCGCACGGCGGGCCCCGCCTGTGCCGTGTCCGTGTCACCTCTGGGACCCGAGGGGCCGCTGCTGGGGGCCGCCCACTCGGTGGTGCGGGCGGTGCTCGACGATCCGGCGGGGTTCGCGGAGCGGGCGTAG
- the xylB gene encoding xylulokinase, translating to MSAAEGPLVVGVDTSTQSTKALVVDASTGQVVASGQAPHTVSTGAGRESDPRQWWDALREALHQCGEAAHEAAAVSIGGQQHGLVTLDAQGDPVRPALLWNDVRSAPQARRLVEELGGPKAWAERTGSVPGPSFTVTKWAWLAENEPDAVRATTAVRLPHDYLTERLTGEGTTDRGDASGTGWWASGTERYDEEVLAHVGLDPALLPRIARPGEVAGTVHARDELPFSKGTLVAAGTGDNAAAALGLGLRPGTAVLSLGTSGTVYAVSTRRPADPTGTVAGFADARGDWLPLACTLNCTLAVDRVAALLGLDREAVEPGVGVTLLPYLDGERTPNLPHASGLLHGLRHDTTGGQLLQAAYDGAVHSLLGALDLVLDPDADRSAPLLLIGGGARGTAWQQTVRRLSGRPVQVPEAKELVALGAAAQAAGLLTGEDPAAVARRWGTAHGPVLDAVDRDEETLARIAGVLSDAAPLLEREPNKD from the coding sequence ATGTCAGCAGCCGAGGGTCCGCTCGTCGTCGGGGTGGACACATCCACCCAGTCCACCAAGGCCCTGGTCGTCGACGCGTCGACCGGCCAGGTGGTGGCGAGTGGGCAGGCGCCGCACACCGTCTCCACCGGGGCGGGCCGCGAGAGCGACCCGCGGCAGTGGTGGGACGCGCTCCGCGAGGCGCTGCACCAGTGCGGCGAGGCGGCCCACGAGGCCGCCGCGGTGTCGATCGGCGGCCAGCAGCACGGGCTCGTCACCCTCGACGCCCAGGGCGATCCCGTACGCCCGGCCCTGCTGTGGAACGATGTGCGCTCGGCGCCGCAGGCCCGTCGGCTGGTCGAGGAGCTGGGCGGCCCGAAGGCCTGGGCCGAGCGCACCGGCAGCGTGCCCGGCCCCTCCTTCACGGTCACGAAGTGGGCCTGGCTGGCCGAGAACGAGCCCGACGCCGTCCGCGCGACCACGGCCGTACGACTGCCTCACGACTACCTCACGGAACGCCTCACGGGAGAGGGCACGACCGACCGCGGCGATGCCTCCGGTACCGGCTGGTGGGCGTCCGGCACGGAGAGGTACGACGAGGAAGTCCTCGCGCACGTCGGACTCGACCCGGCGCTGCTCCCCCGCATCGCCCGACCCGGCGAGGTGGCCGGAACGGTGCACGCCCGCGATGAGCTGCCCTTCTCCAAGGGCACGCTGGTCGCCGCCGGCACCGGCGACAACGCCGCCGCCGCGCTCGGCCTCGGACTGCGCCCCGGCACCGCCGTACTGAGCCTCGGCACCTCCGGCACGGTGTACGCCGTCTCGACACGGCGCCCCGCCGACCCGACCGGCACCGTCGCGGGCTTCGCCGACGCACGCGGCGACTGGCTTCCGCTGGCCTGCACCTTGAACTGCACGCTCGCCGTCGATCGTGTCGCCGCGCTGCTGGGCCTCGACCGCGAGGCCGTCGAACCGGGCGTCGGCGTGACGCTGCTCCCCTACCTGGACGGTGAGCGCACCCCGAACCTGCCCCATGCCTCGGGGCTGCTGCACGGCCTCAGGCACGACACGACGGGCGGGCAGTTGCTGCAGGCGGCGTACGACGGCGCGGTCCACTCGCTCCTCGGCGCCCTCGACCTGGTGCTCGACCCGGACGCGGACCGCTCCGCGCCGCTGCTGCTCATCGGCGGAGGCGCCCGGGGAACGGCCTGGCAACAGACCGTACGACGGCTGTCGGGACGTCCGGTTCAGGTGCCCGAGGCCAAGGAACTGGTCGCGCTGGGTGCCGCCGCGCAGGCCGCGGGCCTGCTGACCGGCGAGGACCCGGCCGCGGTGGCCCGCCGCTGGGGAACGGCCCACGGGCCGGTGCTCGACGCCGTGGACCGGGACGAGGAGACGCTCGCCAGGATCGCCGGGGTACTCTCCGACGCGGCCCCGCTCCTGGAACGGGAACCGAACAAGGACTGA